One Streptomyces sp. NBC_01217 genomic region harbors:
- a CDS encoding histidine phosphatase family protein, with protein sequence MPTLILVRHGRSTANTAGVLAGRTPGVALDERGAAQAAALPGRLAALPLAAAVSSPLQRCRETLQPLLEARPELTLHTEERISECDYGDWSGRKLAELTDEPLMSVVQQHPSAAAFPGGESMRAMQARAVDAVREWNARIEAEHGDDAAYVMCSHGDIIKAVVADALGMHLDLFQRIQADPCSVTAIRYTRLRPFLLRLGDTGDLAPLAPREPAGATDRGGRPAAQADADAAVGGGAGAP encoded by the coding sequence ATGCCCACCCTGATCCTCGTACGCCATGGACGCTCCACCGCCAACACGGCGGGGGTGCTCGCGGGCCGCACCCCTGGTGTCGCACTCGACGAGCGCGGTGCCGCACAGGCCGCGGCGCTGCCGGGGCGGCTGGCCGCGCTGCCCCTGGCCGCTGCCGTCAGCAGCCCCTTGCAGCGCTGCCGGGAGACCCTGCAGCCGCTGCTCGAAGCCCGGCCGGAGCTGACGCTGCACACCGAGGAGCGGATCAGCGAGTGCGACTACGGCGACTGGTCGGGGCGCAAGCTGGCGGAACTCACCGACGAACCGCTGATGAGTGTCGTGCAGCAGCATCCGTCGGCCGCCGCGTTCCCCGGCGGCGAGTCGATGCGTGCCATGCAGGCGCGTGCCGTCGACGCCGTACGGGAGTGGAACGCGCGGATCGAGGCGGAGCACGGCGACGACGCCGCCTATGTGATGTGCTCGCACGGCGACATCATCAAGGCCGTCGTCGCCGATGCGCTCGGCATGCATCTCGACCTCTTCCAGCGGATCCAGGCCGACCCCTGCTCGGTCACCGCGATCCGGTACACCAGACTGCGGCCCTTCCTGCTGCGCCTCGGTGACACCGGGGACCTCGCCCCGCTGGCGCCCCGCGAGCCGGCCGGTGCGACGGACCGGGGCGGGCGCCCGGCGGCACAGGCCGATGCCGACGCGGCGGTCGGCGGCGGCGCTGGGGCGCCGTGA
- the corA gene encoding magnesium/cobalt transporter CorA, which produces MRAVIVDCAIYRGGRRTEGPADLSDALAEARATGDAFLWIGLHEPTEKEFELVSSEFGLHPLAVEDALGAHQRPKLEVYDDSLFAVIKPVVYEHLSDTVKTDELMAFLGDSFVVTVRHGESAPLTAVRRRLESEPEVLRHGPTAVLYAISDAVVDHYIEVAGELQVDLEELEAEVFAPTGVVDTKNTASRIYTFKRQILEFRRATGPLSEPMARLASAGVPFVHEHSQPFFRDVSDHLTRANEYVEGLDRLLSDILAAHLAQVGVRQNDDMRKISAWAAMAAVPTLVAGIYGMNFEHMPELGWKWGYPAVIVVMGSVVFGLHRLFKRRGWL; this is translated from the coding sequence ATGCGCGCCGTGATTGTGGACTGTGCGATCTACCGGGGCGGGCGCCGAACCGAGGGCCCCGCCGACCTCTCCGATGCCCTGGCGGAGGCCCGGGCCACCGGGGACGCCTTCCTCTGGATCGGGCTGCACGAGCCGACGGAGAAGGAATTCGAGCTCGTCAGCAGCGAGTTCGGCCTCCACCCGCTGGCCGTGGAGGACGCCCTGGGCGCGCACCAGCGGCCCAAGCTGGAGGTGTACGACGACTCGCTCTTCGCGGTCATCAAGCCGGTGGTGTACGAGCACCTGAGCGACACGGTGAAGACCGACGAGCTGATGGCCTTCCTTGGCGATTCGTTCGTCGTGACGGTCCGGCACGGGGAGAGCGCGCCGCTCACCGCGGTACGCCGCCGTCTGGAGTCCGAACCGGAGGTCCTGCGGCACGGGCCGACCGCGGTGCTGTACGCGATCAGCGACGCCGTCGTCGACCACTACATCGAGGTGGCGGGCGAGCTCCAGGTCGACCTGGAGGAGCTGGAGGCCGAGGTGTTCGCGCCGACCGGCGTCGTGGACACCAAGAACACCGCGTCCCGTATCTACACCTTCAAGCGGCAGATCCTGGAGTTCCGGCGGGCCACGGGGCCGCTGAGCGAGCCCATGGCCCGTCTGGCGAGCGCGGGCGTGCCGTTCGTCCACGAACACTCGCAGCCGTTCTTCCGCGACGTGAGCGACCATCTGACGCGTGCCAACGAGTACGTGGAGGGGCTGGACCGGCTGCTCTCCGACATTCTCGCGGCGCATCTGGCCCAGGTGGGAGTCCGGCAGAACGACGACATGCGCAAGATCTCGGCCTGGGCGGCGATGGCCGCCGTGCCGACCCTGGTGGCGGGCATCTACGGCATGAACTTCGAGCACATGCCGGAACTCGGCTGGAAGTGGGGCTATCCGGCGGTGATCGTGGTGATGGGTTCGGTGGTCTTCGGCCTGCACCGGCTCTTCAAGCGCCGCGGCTGGCTCTGA
- a CDS encoding ferritin-like domain-containing protein, whose protein sequence is MLSARNLFQEILDEDESFRLFCSIAASGESQGGWENGRIAALVPESQRALAPKIARHGADEDKHGRIFNALLRKRGLQPAEVPHETDYTMLLEKHGIGLAHEQLGREEPLSERDIITYLAHSRVTEQRASEQMTLLCKYFADHPDLGRAVKMISNDEDNHLAYCHEELLRLARCGHGRTIQRILRECALTEIRVYRDVSLAVMDHMGRILGWPRAKAALLAAGIHAVYAYERLVGWRRMVSLAPPERRDALGGPATQAHEFA, encoded by the coding sequence ATGCTCTCGGCAAGGAACCTGTTCCAGGAGATTCTCGACGAAGACGAGTCGTTCCGGCTGTTCTGTTCCATCGCTGCCAGCGGCGAGTCCCAGGGCGGCTGGGAGAACGGCCGGATCGCGGCCCTCGTGCCCGAGAGTCAGCGGGCCCTGGCGCCCAAGATCGCGCGGCACGGCGCCGACGAGGACAAGCACGGCCGGATCTTCAACGCGCTGCTGAGGAAGCGGGGGCTGCAGCCGGCCGAGGTTCCGCACGAGACCGACTACACGATGCTGCTGGAGAAGCACGGCATCGGCCTCGCCCATGAGCAGCTGGGCCGCGAGGAACCGCTCTCCGAGCGCGACATCATCACCTACCTCGCTCACAGCCGGGTCACCGAACAGCGCGCCTCCGAGCAGATGACGCTGCTCTGCAAGTACTTCGCCGACCACCCCGACCTCGGCCGCGCGGTGAAGATGATCTCGAACGACGAGGACAACCACCTGGCGTACTGCCACGAGGAACTGCTCCGCCTCGCCCGCTGCGGACACGGCCGTACGATCCAGCGCATCCTGCGCGAGTGCGCGCTCACCGAGATCCGGGTCTACCGCGACGTCAGCCTCGCCGTGATGGACCACATGGGCCGCATCCTGGGCTGGCCCCGGGCCAAGGCGGCGCTGCTGGCCGCGGGGATCCACGCCGTCTACGCGTACGAACGGCTCGTCGGCTGGCGGCGCATGGTGAGCCTGGCGCCGCCCGAGCGGCGCGACGCACTGGGCGGTCCCGCGACACAGGCGCACGAGTTCGCCTGA
- a CDS encoding LLM class F420-dependent oxidoreductase produces MRLGINLGYWGAGMDGDNLAVAQEADRLGYDVCWAAEAYGSDAPTVLSWVAAQTESIDVGSAIMQIPARQPAMTAMTAATLDSLSGGRFRLGLGVSGPQVSEGWYGVKFDKPLARTREYVEIVRRAMSRERLSYEGQHWTLPLPDGPGKPIKLTVHPQREHIPLYIAAIGPKNLEQTGEIADGALLIFPSAEHLEDTAVKFLRAGREKAGRTMEGFDVCPTLPLAVGDDVNGLADMFRPYTALYVGGMGSRKQNFYNQLAQRMGYEKEAAEIQDKYLAGDKSGAAAAVPHRLIDQTTLLGSVERIAERMQAYAAAGVTTLTLAPAGFTLDERITALRAGTDALERSGLA; encoded by the coding sequence ATGCGGCTCGGCATCAATCTCGGTTACTGGGGCGCGGGAATGGACGGCGACAACCTCGCCGTCGCCCAGGAGGCCGACCGGCTCGGATACGACGTCTGCTGGGCGGCCGAGGCATACGGCTCCGACGCGCCTACGGTGCTCTCCTGGGTCGCCGCCCAGACCGAGTCGATCGACGTCGGCTCCGCGATCATGCAGATCCCGGCCCGGCAGCCCGCGATGACGGCGATGACCGCCGCCACGCTCGACTCGCTCTCCGGCGGCCGTTTCCGGCTCGGCCTGGGTGTCTCGGGACCGCAGGTCTCCGAGGGCTGGTACGGCGTCAAGTTCGACAAGCCGCTGGCCCGCACACGGGAGTACGTCGAGATCGTCCGCAGGGCGATGTCCCGTGAGCGGCTGTCGTACGAGGGACAGCACTGGACGCTCCCGCTGCCGGACGGTCCGGGCAAGCCGATCAAGCTCACCGTCCACCCGCAGCGCGAGCACATCCCGCTCTACATCGCCGCGATCGGCCCGAAGAACCTGGAGCAGACCGGCGAGATCGCCGACGGCGCGCTGCTGATCTTCCCGTCCGCGGAGCACCTTGAGGACACCGCGGTGAAGTTCCTGCGGGCGGGCCGTGAGAAGGCCGGCAGGACCATGGAGGGCTTCGACGTCTGCCCCACCCTGCCGCTCGCCGTCGGTGACGACGTCAACGGCCTCGCGGACATGTTCCGTCCGTACACCGCGCTGTACGTGGGCGGCATGGGCAGCCGCAAGCAGAACTTCTACAACCAGCTCGCCCAGCGCATGGGGTACGAGAAGGAAGCCGCCGAGATCCAGGACAAGTACCTGGCCGGCGACAAGAGCGGCGCCGCCGCCGCTGTGCCGCACCGGCTGATCGACCAGACCACGCTGCTCGGCTCCGTCGAGCGGATCGCGGAGCGGATGCAGGCCTATGCCGCGGCGGGGGTCACGACGCTGACCCTGGCCCCGGCCGGGTTCACGCTCGACGAGCGGATCACGGCGCTGCGGGCCGGTACGGACGCGCTGGAGCGGTCGGGGCTCGCATAG
- a CDS encoding aldo/keto reductase, with product MEQRHLGRTGLRVSRIGLGTLTWGRDTDEHDAAEQLKAFWEAGGTLVDTADVYGGGEAEYLLGRLTEGLVPRHDLVIATKAGSVADPYRRFNGSRGHLLAALDASLERLGTDYVDLWQIHAFDPVTPLEETLQAVDLAVSTGRARYAGVSNYCGWQLAKAATWQLASPGVRTRLASTQMEYSLLQRGVEREVLPAALDLGVGLLPSSPLGRGVLTGKYRTGTPADSRGASELLAPFVEPYLDDPASRIVDAVATAADGLATTALQVALAWVRDRPGVVAPIVGARNAQQLTEALSVEALSLPDEICQALDDVSAPVHRYPDQDWSTL from the coding sequence ATGGAGCAGAGGCATCTGGGCCGCACCGGCCTTCGAGTGTCCCGGATCGGGCTCGGCACCCTCACCTGGGGCCGGGACACCGACGAGCACGACGCTGCCGAACAGCTGAAAGCCTTCTGGGAAGCGGGCGGCACGCTGGTCGACACGGCTGATGTGTACGGCGGTGGGGAGGCCGAATATCTGCTCGGGCGGCTCACCGAGGGCCTGGTGCCACGGCACGATCTGGTCATCGCGACGAAGGCGGGCAGCGTCGCCGACCCGTACCGCCGGTTCAACGGCTCGCGCGGGCATCTGCTGGCCGCGCTGGACGCCTCCCTGGAGCGGCTCGGTACGGATTACGTGGATCTGTGGCAGATCCACGCCTTCGACCCCGTGACCCCGCTGGAGGAGACCCTCCAGGCGGTGGACCTGGCGGTGTCCACCGGCCGCGCCCGGTACGCGGGGGTGTCGAACTACTGCGGCTGGCAGCTGGCCAAGGCGGCGACCTGGCAGCTCGCCTCGCCCGGGGTGCGCACCCGGCTGGCAAGCACCCAGATGGAGTACTCCCTGTTGCAGCGGGGGGTGGAACGCGAGGTGCTGCCCGCCGCGCTCGATCTGGGCGTGGGGCTGCTGCCCTCGTCCCCGCTGGGCCGGGGCGTCCTGACCGGCAAGTACCGCACGGGCACTCCGGCGGACTCGCGCGGCGCGTCGGAGCTGCTGGCCCCGTTCGTCGAGCCGTATCTCGACGATCCGGCGAGCCGCATCGTGGACGCGGTGGCGACGGCCGCCGACGGCCTGGCCACGACGGCGCTCCAAGTGGCTCTCGCCTGGGTGCGGGACCGGCCCGGAGTGGTGGCCCCGATCGTCGGTGCGCGCAACGCGCAGCAGCTCACGGAGGCGTTGTCAGTGGAGGCGCTTAGTCTTCCTGACGAGATCTGCCAGGCGCTCGACGATGTGTCGGCGCCCGTGCACCGCTATCCCGACCAGGACTGGAGCACGCTGTGA
- a CDS encoding helix-hairpin-helix domain-containing protein, with translation MTALPRGETPGSPAADDDSVVAAPSAAVPAPPAGDEGHDGAEGPTTADDAETSPGDGEAAEADTGTDGTNAADGAVDGAAAPAPLSEAEAELAAQRELRERIEKRRAEKESPIAAGAKLSGKAADLLAAVRAVESGEKPATAFFDSPAPSASRRTAPAPAPVRPRVPEPAPAPQGASPEAVTSAAAVLAEGRAPGELAGPAAEVLGAQAAEILREDPWQLLAVPGVRPEQADGFARALLGAQCGPDDERRTSALVGWLLERAALQGHTVLDATAVGAALAERSVTDPEAAVQHAVAEGVVLVFQDGQDDRHDQESAAPAESAEPGENAEAGAADPAAQEPVQVLLGLDRYALAEESLADGLARLVNACEKDADWTEAASAAGSPSAAELISAVAAHGLVAHTGGEAARAEPAALITAARGLGLRALGAAHSADGRRRLAEAVGDPSAAVTLAGLLSGAEGPGRDEEGAIAVDLLVLLDAPQLDVETGAALVESLADGARLVLSGDPGVLGSAGAGRVFADVLAARACPQTVSRTPDPGPIGELVSGIGIGELNQVAAPGKEVVIVPVRDAGEAVHRTVQLVADSVPRAIGVPSSDTQVITVGHGGSAGTRALNAALKQRLNPGPGRFGGFDPGDRVVHVPAPGRTVPGVVVSADAEGLHLDCAGTKAVVPQERVESSVRHGWALTAHQAAGMRWPAVVVVLPGDAAQGLSRPWVYTAFSRGERHLSVVHGVDQALPRAVAQPPAQDRTTRLRTLLETPAQ, from the coding sequence GTGACTGCGCTTCCCCGGGGGGAAACCCCCGGCTCCCCGGCCGCCGACGACGACAGCGTTGTTGCGGCCCCCTCTGCCGCCGTTCCCGCCCCGCCCGCGGGGGACGAGGGCCATGACGGCGCCGAGGGGCCGACGACGGCCGATGACGCGGAGACGTCCCCGGGAGACGGCGAGGCAGCCGAAGCAGACACCGGGACCGACGGGACAAACGCGGCCGACGGCGCCGTGGACGGGGCGGCCGCCCCCGCGCCGCTCTCCGAGGCCGAGGCCGAGCTGGCCGCCCAGCGTGAGCTCAGAGAGCGGATCGAGAAGCGCAGGGCCGAGAAGGAAAGCCCCATCGCCGCCGGTGCGAAGCTGAGCGGGAAGGCGGCCGATCTGCTGGCGGCCGTACGCGCCGTGGAGAGCGGCGAGAAGCCCGCCACCGCGTTCTTCGACTCCCCCGCACCCTCCGCCTCCCGCCGGACCGCTCCCGCGCCCGCTCCGGTACGCCCCCGCGTGCCCGAGCCCGCCCCGGCGCCCCAGGGCGCCTCACCGGAGGCCGTCACCTCGGCGGCCGCCGTCCTCGCCGAGGGCAGGGCTCCCGGAGAGCTGGCGGGTCCGGCGGCCGAGGTCCTCGGTGCGCAGGCTGCCGAGATCCTGCGCGAGGACCCGTGGCAGTTGCTGGCCGTGCCGGGAGTCAGGCCCGAGCAGGCCGACGGTTTCGCACGGGCGCTGCTGGGCGCCCAGTGCGGTCCGGACGACGAGCGGCGTACGTCGGCGCTGGTCGGCTGGCTGCTGGAGCGAGCCGCACTCCAGGGCCATACGGTGCTGGACGCGACGGCGGTAGGTGCCGCGCTCGCCGAGCGCTCGGTGACCGACCCCGAGGCGGCCGTCCAGCACGCCGTCGCCGAGGGCGTCGTGCTGGTCTTCCAGGACGGACAGGACGACCGTCACGACCAGGAGTCCGCAGCCCCCGCTGAATCCGCTGAACCCGGCGAGAACGCCGAGGCGGGCGCGGCGGACCCGGCAGCTCAGGAACCGGTGCAGGTGCTGCTCGGTCTCGACCGGTACGCACTCGCCGAGGAGAGCCTCGCCGACGGTCTGGCCCGGCTGGTCAACGCCTGCGAGAAGGACGCCGACTGGACGGAGGCCGCCTCGGCCGCCGGCTCCCCGTCGGCCGCCGAGCTGATCAGTGCGGTCGCGGCCCACGGCCTCGTGGCGCACACCGGCGGCGAGGCGGCCAGGGCCGAACCCGCCGCGCTGATCACCGCGGCCCGCGGCCTGGGGCTGCGCGCCCTGGGCGCCGCACACAGCGCAGACGGCAGGCGCCGGCTGGCCGAGGCCGTCGGCGATCCGTCGGCGGCCGTCACACTCGCCGGGCTGCTCTCCGGCGCCGAGGGCCCGGGGCGGGACGAGGAGGGTGCGATCGCCGTCGACCTGCTCGTCTTGCTGGATGCCCCGCAGCTGGACGTCGAGACCGGCGCCGCCCTCGTGGAGTCCCTGGCCGACGGCGCCCGGCTGGTGCTCAGCGGCGACCCGGGCGTGCTGGGCTCGGCGGGTGCGGGACGGGTGTTCGCGGATGTGCTGGCGGCCCGCGCCTGCCCGCAGACCGTGTCCCGTACCCCCGATCCGGGACCGATCGGCGAGCTGGTCTCCGGCATCGGCATCGGTGAGCTGAACCAGGTCGCGGCGCCCGGCAAGGAGGTGGTGATCGTCCCCGTGCGCGATGCGGGCGAAGCGGTGCACCGCACCGTGCAGCTGGTCGCCGACTCGGTGCCGCGCGCCATCGGCGTACCGTCGTCCGACACCCAGGTGATCACCGTCGGCCACGGCGGCTCGGCGGGCACCCGGGCGTTGAACGCGGCGCTGAAGCAGCGGCTCAACCCCGGCCCTGGGCGGTTCGGCGGCTTCGACCCGGGCGACCGTGTCGTCCATGTCCCGGCGCCCGGCAGGACCGTGCCCGGGGTGGTCGTCTCGGCCGACGCCGAGGGCCTGCATCTGGACTGCGCGGGCACGAAGGCCGTCGTACCGCAGGAGCGGGTGGAGTCGTCAGTACGCCACGGCTGGGCCCTCACCGCCCACCAGGCGGCCGGGATGCGGTGGCCCGCGGTGGTCGTCGTACTGCCGGGTGACGCCGCGCAGGGGCTGAGCCGCCCCTGGGTGTACACGGCCTTCAGTCGCGGCGAGCGGCATCTGTCCGTCGTGCACGGGGTGGATCAGGCACTCCCGCGCGCGGTCGCCCAGCCCCCGGCCCAGGACCGCACGACGCGCCTGCGCACCCTGCTGGAGACACCGGCCC